Sequence from the Torulaspora globosa chromosome 4, complete sequence genome:
TTCGTAAGAGCTTAGTAACTGCAAGCTATGCATTAGTGAGAAGGTAGCTTGTGGCGTTCAGGTTCTCACAACGACATCATCGATAACATGCTATATAAAGGCACGATTGGGTTGAACCTGGTGGGGGTTATTTGAATTTTCCAATCTGAACAACGAACCAAGAGAGTATTTCAGCCATGCCATTTGTTAAGGACTTCAAGCCAATTGCTTTGGGTGACACGAATTTATTCAAGCCAATTAAGATTGGAAACAATGAGTTGAAGCATCGTATTGTGATGCCACCTCTGACGAGATTGAGAGCTCACCACCCTGGTAATGTACCAAACGATTGGGCCATCGAGTACTACGACCAGCGCTCGAAGAGACCAGGCACCCTCATTATAACCGAAGCTACTTTCGCATCCGCTCAAAGTGGAGGTTTCGACCATGCTCCAGGAATCTGGTCTGAAAAGCAAGTTGAgcaatggaagaaaatctTTGCTAAGATTCATGAAAATAAATCCTTCGTATGGGTGCAATTGTGGGCGTTGGGCAGACAGGCGTTCCCTGATTCTTTGGCAAGGGATGGTCTTCCTTATGTCTCGGCCTCTGACGAGGTTTACATGGATGAGGAACAGCGTGAGAAGGCGGTCAAGAGCAACAATCCGCAGCACGGTTTGACCAAAGACGAGATCAAGCAATATATCAAGGATTACGTCCAAGCCGCCAAAAACGCCATGGAGGCTGGCGCCGATGGTGTTGAAATACACAGCGCTAACGGCTACCTATTGAACCAATTTTTGGACCCTATCTCTAATAAGAGGACAGACGAATACGGTGGATCGATTGAAAACAGAGCTCGCTTCACATTGGAAGTGGTTGATGCTGTCACAGAGGTCATTGGTTGCGACAGA
This genomic interval carries:
- a CDS encoding alkene reductase, which gives rise to MPFVKDFKPIALGDTNLFKPIKIGNNELKHRIVMPPLTRLRAHHPGNVPNDWAIEYYDQRSKRPGTLIITEATFASAQSGGFDHAPGIWSEKQVEQWKKIFAKIHENKSFVWVQLWALGRQAFPDSLARDGLPYVSASDEVYMDEEQREKAVKSNNPQHGLTKDEIKQYIKDYVQAAKNAMEAGADGVEIHSANGYLLNQFLDPISNKRTDEYGGSIENRARFTLEVVDAVTEVIGCDRVGIRFSPYGTYGTMSGGEEPLIVAQYAYVLGELEKRAKAGKRLAFVHLMEPRVANLHVAEGEGEYKDGTNDFVYSIWKGPIIRAGNFALHPEDTKEMVADDRTLIAYGRFFIANPDIVDRMEKGLPLNKYNRDTFYIMSKEGYTDYPTYDEAVKLGY